A genomic region of Canis aureus isolate CA01 chromosome 16, VMU_Caureus_v.1.0, whole genome shotgun sequence contains the following coding sequences:
- the KRT39 gene encoding keratin, type I cytoskeletal 39, with protein MDTKGCTTISCSTPQQRCSRITNFQTISSNANCQHSGLEANSRQPTGHVLWAARPTPCFYFTPICLINNVNACLPLDDCGWCGEGINSNEKETMQILNERLANYLEKVRTLEKENAELECKILEECNKEFCVVCPDYMSYYATIEELQQKILCTKAENSRLVSQIDNTKLAADDLRAKYEAEVSVRQLVEADAKGLQQILNALTLAKADLEAQVQSLREELLFLKNKHEEEINSLQSQLGDRLNIEVTAAPSVDLNRVLQEMRCQYESIMETNRREVEQWFNTQMEALNQQVVTSSQQQQCCLKEITELRRTMNALEIELQAQHRMRDSQECILVETEARYTALLAQIQCLVDSIEAQLAEIRCALERQNQEYEILLDVKSRLECEIAIYRSLLESSEVKLLCNPCATKCEPSSKASAMECTALVYNTPSSDSRRTQEPCCAYRVLPRILVKICTITQEIQDGKIISSHEHVQPCFLIRIARV; from the exons ATGGATACTAAAGGCTGTACAACGATTTCTTGTTCAACGCCACAGCAACGCTGCTCTCGGATTACAAATTTTCAGACCATTTCTTCTAACGCTAACTGCCAACACAGTGGTCTTGAAGCCAACAGCCGCCAACCAACTGGCCACGTTCTGTGGGCTGCCAGACCCactccttgtttttatttcacaCCCATCTGCTTAATAAACAACGTCAATGCCTGTCTACCTCTGGATGACTGCGGCTGGTGTGGTGAAGGCATCAACAGTAATGAGAAAGAGACCATGCAAATCTTGAATGAGCGCCTTGCTAACTACCTGGAGAAGGTACGGACCTTGGAAAAAGAGAATGCTGAACTGGAATGCAAAATCCTGGAGGAGTGTAACAAAGAATTCTGTGTTGTATGTCCTGACTACATGTCCTACTACGCTACCATTGAGGAGCTCCAGCAGAAG ATCTTGTGTACCAAGGCTGAGAATTCCAGACTGGTCTCACAAATTGACAACACCAAACTGGCTGCTGATGACTTGAGAGCCAA GTATGAAGCTGAGGTGTCTGTACGCCAGCTGGTGGAGGCTGATGCCAAAGGCCTACAGCAGATTCTGAATGCACTGACCCTGGCCAAGGCTGACCTGGAGGCACAAGTCCAGTCTCTGAGGGAGGAGCTCCTCTTCCTCAAAAACAAGCATGAAGAG gAAATCAACTCCTTACAGAGCCAGCTTGGGGACAGACTCAATATTGAAGTGACTGCTGCCCCTTCTGTTGATCTAAACAGGGTTCTACAAGAAATGAGATGTCAGTATGAGTCCATCATGGAGACAAATCGCAGAGAAGTGGAACAGTGGTTCAACACACAG ATGGAGGCACTGAACCAGCAGGTGGTGACCAGCTCTCAACAGCAGCAGTGCTGCCTGAAGGAGATCACTGAACTGAGACGTACCATGAATGCTCTGGAGATTGAACTGCAGGCCCAGCACCGAATG AGAGATTCCCAAGAATGCATCTTGGTGGAGACAGAGGCCCGCTACACAGCTTTACTGGCCCAGATCCAGTGTCTGGTCGATAGCATAGAGGCTCAGCTGGCAGAGATACGGTGTGCCCTGGAAAGACAGAACCAAGAATATGAGATTCTGCTGGACGTCAAGTCCCGGCTGGAGTGTGAGATTGCCATATACCGCAGCCTTCTGGAGAGTTCAGAAGtcaa gCTTCTCTGTAACCCGTGTGCCACCAAATGTGAGCCTTCAAGTAAGGCCAGCGCCATGGAATGCACAGCTCTGGTTTACAATACACCATCCTCAGATTCCCGCAGGACACAGGAGCCTTGCTGTGCCTACAGAGTCCTTCCCCGAATACTGGTTAAAATCTGCACCATCACTCAGGAGATTCAGGATGGCAAAATCATTTCTTCCCATGAGCATGTGCAGCCTTGCTTCCTTATCAGAATTGCCAGAGTTTGA
- the KRT40 gene encoding keratin, type I cytoskeletal 40 yields MTSDCFPTCCSSESCAQASDCALASTCSMEATCLPSAPATSRCQTPSFLSRSRLPTSCLTPCYFAGNYNIPCLVGNCAWCEDGVFNSNEKETMQFLNDRLANYLEKVRGLEEMNAELECRIREQCEEDIPLVCPDYQCYFDTIEELQQKILCTKAENSRLAVQLDNCKLAADDFRSKYESELSLRQLIETDIGGLRGILDELTLCKADLEAHVESLKEDLLCLKKNHKEEVDLLRGQLGDRLSVELDTAPTIDLNRVLEEMRCQYETVLANNRRDVEEWFAVQTEELNQQQLCSAEQLQDCQTEILELKRTANALEIELQAQQSLTESLECTVAETEAQYSTQLAQMQCLIDNVENQLAEIRCDLERQNQEYEVLLDTKALLEGEINTYRGLLESEDSRLPCNPCSTISTSSNTCEACSAYLICTVENYCA; encoded by the exons ATGACTTCTGACTGTTTCCCCACGTGCTGCTCTTCTGAATCCTGTGCCCAGGCTTCCGACTGTGCACTTGCTTCAACCTGTTCCATGGAGGCCACCTGCCTCCCCAGTGCCCCTGCTACATCCAGATGCCAGACCCCTAGCTTCCTATCCAGGTCTCGCTTGCCAACTAGTTGCCTCACACCATGCTACTTTGCTGGGAATTATAATATTCCTTGCTTGGTGGGGAACTGTGCTTGGTGTGAGGATGGGGTGTTCAACAGCAATGAGAAGGAGACGATGCAGTTCCTGAATGACAGACTTGCCAACTATCTAGAGAAGGTGCGTGGCCTGGAAGAGATGAACGCAGAGCTCGAATGCAGGATTCGAGAACAATGTGAAGAGGATATCCCACTGGTGTGCCCTGATTATCAGTGTTACTTTGACACTATTGAAGAGCTTCAGCAAAAG ATCTTATGCACGAAGGCAGAAAATTCCAGACTTGCTGTGCAACTTGACAACTGCAAACTGGCTGCTGATGACTTTAGGTCAAA GTATGAGTCTGAACTGTCTCTTCGCCAGCTGATAGAGACGGACATTGGTGGCCTGCGTGGGATCCTGGATGAGCTGACTCTGTGCAAAGCTGATCTGGAGGCCCATGTGGAGTCTCTGAAGGAAGATCTCCTTTGCCTTAAGAAAAACCACAAAGAG GAGGTTGACTTGCTTCGTGGACAGTTGGGTGACCGACTCAGTGTAGAGCTGGACACTGCCCCCACCATCGACCTCAACAGGGTCCTGGAAGAGATGCGTTGTCAGTATGAAACCGTGCTGGCCAACAACCGTAGAGACGTGGAAGAATGGTTTGCTGTTCAG ACAGAGGAGCTGAATCAGCAGCAGCTGTGCAGCGCAGAGCAGCTGCAAGACTGCCAGACAGAGATCCTGGAACTGAAACGCACAGCCAATGCTCTGGAAATTGAGCTCCAAGCACAGCAAAGCCTG ACAGAGTCTCTGGAATGCACTGTGGCAGAGACGGAGGCCCAGTATAGCACCCAGCTGGCCCAGATGCAGTGCCTGATTGATAACGTGGAGAACCAGCTGGCTGAGATCCGCTGTGACCTGGAGCGGCAGAACCAGGAGTATGAGGTGCTGCTGGACACAAAGGCTCTGCTGGAGGGTGAGATCAACACATACCGAGGTCTCCTTGAGAGTGAAGACAGCAG GCTTCCTTGTAACCCGTGTTCTACAATAAGCACATCAAGCAACACTTGTGAGGCATGCTCAGCGTATCTGATTTGCACGGTCGAAAACTACTGTGCATGA